One region of Streptococcus salivarius genomic DNA includes:
- a CDS encoding YoaK family protein — translation MESRNLLPQNTRLMANLLSFSGGALDVFCHMYYHSLVATQTGNILLLVADWRNSSMYYNLLRCFSILFFSLGFLFGMWFKDQRKNAYWRVYGLLPLFVMTAILPFLPSNALIELPIIAFSAGIMMKTFTGSQIENHPFVIFMTSGNYRRMLTALYYAIQGSGDQREYRRQAVNYSFVVGSFVVGAIVAAVLMHFIHIWSIWLITLSLITIMVYYSSEVKRLGLKETNL, via the coding sequence ATGGAATCGCGGAACCTTCTTCCTCAAAATACGCGTCTGATGGCTAATTTGTTGAGTTTCTCGGGAGGGGCTTTGGATGTCTTTTGTCATATGTACTATCATAGTTTGGTTGCTACACAGACTGGGAATATCCTTCTCTTGGTCGCTGACTGGCGGAACAGTAGTATGTACTATAACTTGTTGCGTTGCTTTTCAATCTTATTCTTTTCTTTAGGCTTTCTTTTTGGCATGTGGTTTAAAGACCAGCGTAAGAATGCCTATTGGCGAGTTTATGGTCTGCTTCCACTTTTTGTGATGACAGCTATCCTGCCTTTTCTACCTTCAAATGCCTTGATTGAGCTCCCGATTATCGCTTTTTCTGCAGGTATCATGATGAAGACTTTTACTGGCAGTCAGATTGAGAATCATCCCTTCGTGATATTTATGACCTCAGGAAATTATCGAAGGATGTTAACGGCCCTCTATTATGCCATTCAGGGAAGTGGTGATCAGAGAGAATATCGTCGTCAGGCTGTCAATTATAGCTTTGTTGTAGGCAGCTTTGTCGTCGGTGCTATTGTCGCAGCCGTTCTGATGCATTTTATCCACATTTGGTCAATCTGGCTAATCACACTCAGTCTCATTACCATCATGGTTTACTATTCCTCTGAAGTGAAACGCTTAGGACTCAAGGAGACTAATCTTTAG
- a CDS encoding type II toxin-antitoxin system RelE family toxin codes for MTYKIVPTPKFAKSFKKLDPFVRKQIKSYLNRITDNPRAKGKALVANRTGQWRYRIGAYRVIVNIQDNELIILALEVGHRRDIY; via the coding sequence ATGACCTATAAGATAGTACCAACCCCTAAATTTGCCAAAAGTTTTAAAAAGTTGGATCCTTTTGTCAGGAAACAAATTAAGTCTTATCTCAATCGTATCACAGATAATCCAAGAGCTAAGGGTAAGGCATTGGTTGCCAATCGAACTGGACAATGGCGCTATCGTATAGGTGCCTATCGTGTTATTGTCAATATTCAGGACAATGAACTAATCATACTTGCTCTCGAAGTTGGTCATAGACGTGATATCTATTAG
- the relB gene encoding type II toxin-antitoxin system RelB family antitoxin, whose amino-acid sequence MTTITLKVSEADKKFMQAIAKFEGVSLSELIRTKTLDAIEDEYDARVADLALAEYEDYLENGGEVLNWDDL is encoded by the coding sequence ATGACAACAATTACATTGAAGGTTTCAGAAGCAGATAAGAAGTTCATGCAGGCAATTGCGAAATTTGAAGGCGTATCCTTGTCAGAATTAATTCGTACCAAGACTTTAGACGCCATTGAGGATGAATACGATGCTAGAGTAGCCGATTTGGCCTTAGCAGAATATGAAGACTATCTTGAAAACGGTGGGGAGGTGCTAAATTGGGATGACCTATAA
- a CDS encoding aldo/keto reductase, with product METYTLSNGVTIPKIGFGTWQIPEGEEAYNSVSFALKVGYTHIDTAQIYGNEVSVGKAIADSDVAREDIFLTTKLWNDKHDYELAKASIDESLERLGVDYLDLLLIHWPNPKALRENDAWKVGNAGAWKAMEEAYKDGKVRAIGVSNFMQHHLDALLETAEIVPHVNQILLAPGCAQEDLVAYCQERDILLEAYSPLGTGSIFGNEDVEAVAERNGKSVAQVALRWSLQKGFLPLPKSVTPKNIEANLDIFDFDLSEEDMAVLDKIQGIKTQDDPDTVNF from the coding sequence ATGGAAACATATACACTTTCAAATGGCGTTACGATTCCTAAAATTGGTTTTGGGACTTGGCAGATTCCAGAAGGGGAAGAAGCTTATAACAGCGTTAGTTTCGCACTTAAGGTTGGTTACACACATATTGATACAGCTCAAATCTATGGTAACGAGGTTTCTGTAGGTAAGGCGATTGCTGATAGTGATGTGGCGCGTGAGGATATTTTCCTCACAACAAAACTTTGGAATGACAAGCATGATTACGAATTGGCTAAAGCCTCTATCGACGAGTCACTCGAAAGATTAGGTGTGGATTATTTGGATCTTTTGCTCATCCACTGGCCTAATCCAAAGGCTCTTCGTGAGAATGATGCTTGGAAGGTTGGCAATGCAGGTGCTTGGAAGGCAATGGAAGAAGCCTACAAAGATGGTAAGGTGCGTGCTATCGGTGTGTCTAACTTTATGCAGCATCACCTTGATGCTCTCCTTGAAACGGCTGAAATTGTGCCACATGTCAATCAAATTCTTCTGGCTCCAGGTTGTGCCCAAGAAGATTTGGTTGCCTATTGCCAAGAGCGTGATATTCTTCTTGAAGCCTACAGTCCACTAGGTACTGGTAGCATTTTTGGAAATGAAGACGTTGAAGCAGTGGCTGAACGTAACGGAAAATCTGTTGCACAAGTCGCCCTTCGTTGGAGCCTTCAAAAAGGTTTCTTACCACTACCTAAGTCAGTGACACCAAAAAATATTGAAGCCAACTTAGATATCTTTGACTTTGATTTGTCAGAAGAAGATATGGCAGTCTTGGATAAGATTCAAGGCATCAAGACTCAGGATGATCCTGACACAGTTAACTTTTAA
- the galE gene encoding UDP-glucose 4-epimerase GalE: MAILVLGGAGYIGSHMVDRLVEAGQEKVVVVDNLVTGHRSAVHADAVFYEGDLADQNFMRKVFKENPDIDAVIHFAAYSLVAESMEKPLKYFDNNTAGMVKLLEVMNECGVKYIVFSSTAATYGIPEEIPILETTPQNPINPYGESKLMMETIMKWSDQAYGIKYVPLRYFNVAGAKPDGSIGEDHGPETHLLPIILQVAQGVREKIMIFGDDYNTPDGTNVRDYVHPFDLADAHLLAVEYLRKGNESTAFNLGSSTGFSNLQILEAARKVTGKEIPAEKADRRPGDPDTLIASSEKARTVLGWKPQFDNIEKIIESAWAWHSSHPKGYDDRD, from the coding sequence ATGGCAATCTTAGTTTTAGGTGGGGCTGGTTACATCGGTTCTCACATGGTGGACCGTTTGGTTGAAGCAGGCCAAGAAAAAGTTGTTGTCGTGGATAACTTGGTGACGGGTCACCGTTCGGCAGTCCATGCAGACGCTGTATTCTACGAGGGGGATTTGGCAGATCAGAACTTTATGCGTAAAGTCTTCAAGGAAAATCCTGATATCGATGCGGTTATTCATTTTGCGGCCTACTCACTTGTGGCTGAGTCTATGGAAAAGCCACTTAAGTATTTTGATAATAACACTGCTGGTATGGTGAAGTTGCTTGAGGTCATGAACGAATGTGGTGTCAAATACATTGTCTTCTCATCAACAGCTGCGACTTATGGTATTCCTGAGGAAATTCCAATCCTTGAAACCACACCACAAAACCCAATCAATCCTTACGGTGAAAGTAAGCTTATGATGGAAACCATCATGAAGTGGTCAGACCAAGCCTACGGCATCAAGTATGTTCCTCTTCGTTACTTTAATGTGGCGGGTGCCAAACCTGATGGTTCGATTGGTGAGGATCATGGTCCAGAAACTCACCTTCTTCCAATTATCCTTCAAGTAGCTCAAGGTGTTCGTGAGAAAATCATGATTTTTGGAGATGACTACAACACTCCAGATGGTACAAATGTTCGTGACTATGTTCACCCATTTGACTTGGCTGATGCTCACCTCCTTGCTGTTGAATATCTTCGTAAAGGAAATGAATCTACAGCCTTCAACCTCGGTTCTTCAACTGGATTTTCAAACCTCCAAATCCTTGAAGCAGCTCGTAAGGTAACAGGTAAGGAGATCCCAGCTGAAAAGGCTGATCGTCGTCCTGGTGACCCAGATACATTGATTGCATCCTCTGAAAAGGCTCGTACGGTACTAGGTTGGAAACCACAATTTGACAACATCGAAAAAATCATCGAAAGTGCCTGGGCATGGCATTCAAGTCATCCAAAAGGCTATGATGATAGAGATTAA
- the dexB gene encoding glucan 1,6-alpha-glucosidase DexB, with the protein MQKYWWHKATIYQIYPKSFMDSNGDGIGDLKGITSKLDYLQKLGITALWLSPVYDSPMDDNGYDIANYESIADIFGDMNDMDELLAEAKKRDIQIIMDLVVNHTSDEHAWFIEARDNPESPERDFYIWRDEPNELVSIFSGSAWEYDETSGQYYLHFFSKKQPDLNWENPQLRKKIHDMMNFWIDKGIGGFRMDVIDMIGKIPDQLIDTNGPKLHDYIKEMNQASFGKHDLLTVGETWGATPEIAKQYSNPDNQELSMVFQFEHIGLQHKPDSPKWEYEKELDVSALKTIFNKWQTELELGQGWNSLFWNNHDLPRILSMWGDTGVYREKSAKALAILLHLMRGTPYIYQGEEIGMTNYPFRTLEELNDIESLNYAKETLEKGVSLEVIMDQICQVGRDNARTPMQWDESKNAGFSTADKTWLPVNPNYKDINVKSALENPDSIFYTYQKLVELRKTQDWLIDANFELLETADKVFAYIRKTQDSSYLVVVNLSDQEQDFYYDFDGIEVIIANTELKSIAEQSKLQAWDALCVKVR; encoded by the coding sequence ATGCAAAAATATTGGTGGCACAAGGCTACAATTTATCAAATTTACCCCAAGTCGTTTATGGATTCCAACGGTGATGGAATCGGTGACCTCAAGGGGATTACCAGTAAACTAGATTATCTTCAAAAACTCGGGATTACAGCTCTTTGGCTTTCCCCTGTTTATGATAGTCCTATGGATGACAATGGTTATGACATTGCTAACTATGAGTCTATTGCGGATATTTTTGGAGACATGAATGACATGGATGAACTTTTGGCGGAAGCCAAAAAGCGTGATATTCAAATTATCATGGATCTGGTGGTGAACCATACTTCTGATGAGCATGCTTGGTTTATCGAAGCGCGTGACAATCCAGAAAGTCCTGAACGAGATTTCTATATCTGGCGAGACGAGCCTAATGAGTTGGTATCTATCTTTAGTGGATCCGCTTGGGAATATGATGAGACCTCAGGTCAATATTATCTGCATTTCTTTAGTAAGAAACAGCCAGATCTCAACTGGGAAAATCCACAGTTGCGCAAGAAAATTCATGATATGATGAATTTCTGGATTGATAAGGGAATCGGCGGTTTTCGCATGGATGTGATTGATATGATTGGTAAGATTCCAGATCAACTGATTGATACAAACGGTCCAAAACTTCACGATTATATTAAGGAGATGAACCAGGCGAGCTTTGGAAAGCATGATCTTTTAACCGTTGGAGAAACCTGGGGAGCAACCCCTGAAATTGCTAAACAGTATTCAAATCCAGATAATCAAGAACTTTCCATGGTTTTCCAGTTTGAACATATTGGACTTCAGCATAAGCCAGATAGTCCTAAATGGGAGTATGAGAAAGAGTTGGATGTTTCAGCACTTAAGACTATTTTTAATAAGTGGCAAACCGAGTTAGAGTTGGGACAAGGGTGGAACTCACTTTTCTGGAATAATCATGATCTGCCTCGTATTCTTTCAATGTGGGGAGATACTGGTGTCTATCGTGAGAAGTCAGCCAAGGCCTTAGCTATCCTCCTTCATCTCATGAGGGGCACACCTTACATTTATCAAGGTGAAGAAATCGGCATGACCAATTATCCTTTTAGAACTTTGGAAGAATTGAATGACATTGAATCTCTCAACTATGCCAAAGAAACTCTCGAAAAAGGAGTATCGCTAGAAGTTATCATGGACCAAATCTGTCAGGTGGGTCGTGATAATGCTCGAACACCAATGCAATGGGATGAGTCTAAAAATGCTGGATTTAGCACAGCGGATAAGACTTGGTTACCTGTTAATCCAAACTATAAGGACATAAATGTTAAATCAGCTCTAGAAAATCCAGATTCAATTTTTTATACCTATCAGAAACTGGTTGAGCTTCGCAAAACACAGGATTGGTTGATTGATGCTAACTTTGAACTCTTGGAAACTGCCGATAAGGTCTTTGCCTATATCCGTAAGACTCAAGATAGCAGCTATCTAGTTGTAGTTAATCTATCAGACCAAGAACAAGACTTTTATTATGATTTTGATGGTATTGAAGTTATCATCGCAAATACCGAACTGAAATCAATTGCAGAACAAAGCAAGCTCCAAGCCTGGGATGCCCTTTGTGTGAAGGTGAGATAA
- a CDS encoding sensor histidine kinase, with amino-acid sequence MTKRSIFAKIFLITFALFSGLVILLHASVYFIFPSTYIESQRQTILKKSEALAKSFQGQEEGTIESVIDLYSKTNDIKVSIKGKEKQNALEVKDDLLLNPNSQNNSLVIEERKIETKEGKDLTLQFLATVDSQKEARDISLGFLPYSLLASFVLSLLASYLYARLISAPILEIKQMTKRMKRLDRTASLPIHSQDEIGVLKQQINDLYHHLLEVIDNLEQQKQENLKLEQMKVEFLRGASHELKTPLASLKIILENMRDKIGRYKDRDRYLSVSLDIVDEMNQIVLEILSLSSVQELGGDKEWIQLDDVVNRILNQNQVLVETRSLSIENYLPATSIFMNLAILKLVLSNIISNAVKHSDKGGVIRIGLENEGTDFVIENTIVSKENTPTKVQSKKEGGLGLFVVKYLLEHEELSYRFEESSTGRRFVMVLPKK; translated from the coding sequence ATGACCAAACGGAGTATCTTTGCAAAGATCTTTCTGATCACCTTTGCCCTTTTTAGTGGCTTAGTCATCCTTCTACATGCTTCGGTTTACTTTATTTTCCCGTCGACCTATATCGAGTCCCAGCGCCAGACGATTTTGAAGAAATCCGAGGCCCTGGCTAAGAGTTTCCAAGGTCAGGAAGAAGGGACCATTGAGTCGGTCATCGACCTTTATTCCAAGACCAATGATATCAAGGTCTCAATTAAGGGCAAGGAAAAACAAAATGCCCTAGAGGTCAAGGATGACTTGCTCCTGAACCCTAACAGCCAGAACAATTCCTTGGTCATTGAAGAGCGAAAGATTGAGACCAAAGAGGGGAAGGACTTGACCTTGCAATTCTTAGCAACTGTCGATTCCCAAAAGGAAGCGCGGGACATCAGTTTGGGCTTCCTTCCCTATAGTCTTCTGGCTTCCTTTGTCCTGTCACTGCTTGCCTCTTATCTCTATGCCCGCCTGATTTCTGCTCCGATCCTTGAGATCAAGCAGATGACCAAGCGGATGAAGCGCTTGGATCGGACAGCTAGTCTTCCCATTCATTCACAGGATGAGATCGGTGTTCTTAAGCAACAGATCAACGACCTCTATCACCATCTTCTAGAAGTGATCGACAATCTAGAGCAGCAAAAACAAGAAAATCTGAAGTTGGAGCAGATGAAGGTCGAATTCCTACGTGGAGCCTCACATGAGCTCAAGACGCCTCTAGCCAGCTTGAAGATTATCCTTGAAAATATGCGGGATAAGATCGGCCGCTACAAGGATCGGGACCGCTACCTGTCGGTCTCCCTCGATATCGTCGATGAGATGAACCAGATCGTCCTAGAAATCCTGTCCCTGTCTTCTGTTCAAGAATTAGGTGGTGATAAGGAGTGGATCCAGTTAGATGATGTGGTAAATCGCATACTCAATCAAAATCAAGTGTTGGTTGAGACTCGCTCCCTATCAATTGAAAATTATCTTCCAGCAACTAGTATTTTCATGAATTTAGCTATTTTGAAATTGGTTCTCTCAAATATCATCAGTAATGCCGTCAAGCATTCTGATAAGGGTGGAGTAATTCGAATAGGTTTAGAAAATGAAGGAACTGATTTTGTCATTGAAAATACGATTGTATCTAAAGAAAATACTCCAACTAAAGTTCAGTCTAAGAAAGAAGGAGGATTAGGCCTTTTTGTGGTTAAATACCTTCTAGAGCATGAGGAACTTAGCTATAGATTTGAGGAAAGTTCTACGGGGAGGCGCTTTGTTATGGTCTTGCCCAAAAAGTAA
- a CDS encoding response regulator transcription factor, with protein MKILIVEDEVLIREGMSDYLMECGHEVFEAGDGHEALGLFYREMPDLVLLDIQLPILNGLEVLKTIRKTSSVPVLMLTAFHDEDYKLTAFGELADGYLEKPFSLSLLRVRIEAIFKKFQPSRVFTYGDVRVDFESYTASLAGQAISMNAKELEILEYLLQHEGKARTRSQILDAVWKETEEIPFDRVIDVYIKELRKKLELDCIVTVRNVGYKLERP; from the coding sequence ATGAAGATACTAATCGTAGAAGATGAAGTCCTGATTCGCGAAGGGATGAGCGACTATCTCATGGAATGTGGCCATGAGGTCTTTGAAGCAGGTGATGGCCATGAGGCCCTGGGCCTCTTTTACAGGGAGATGCCAGATCTTGTCTTGCTGGATATCCAGCTCCCAATCCTCAATGGCCTGGAAGTCCTCAAGACCATCCGGAAGACCAGCTCGGTCCCTGTTTTGATGCTGACGGCCTTCCATGACGAGGACTATAAGTTGACAGCCTTTGGAGAGTTGGCAGATGGGTATCTGGAAAAGCCCTTCTCCTTGTCTCTATTGAGAGTCCGTATCGAAGCTATTTTTAAAAAGTTCCAACCTTCCCGGGTTTTCACATATGGAGATGTGCGGGTGGATTTTGAGAGTTACACCGCCAGCCTAGCTGGGCAGGCTATTTCCATGAACGCCAAGGAGTTGGAAATCTTGGAATACCTGCTTCAGCATGAAGGCAAGGCCCGGACCCGATCTCAGATCCTTGATGCCGTCTGGAAGGAGACGGAGGAGATACCTTTTGACCGGGTGATCGATGTCTATATCAAGGAACTACGAAAAAAACTAGAGCTGGACTGTATCGTTACGGTACGCAATGTCGGCTATAAATTGGAGAGACCATGA
- a CDS encoding ABC transporter permease, giving the protein MFRNAFAYITRKWSKSLLLLTIILLMSTLSLLGLAMRSATQEAASKSLGAITNSFSMQINRNTNPGTPRGAGNLKGEDIKKISETKGIVSTIKRINGIGDLLDYEIIETEQTLQNQSPERAKNFKSTLMLTGVNDSSKEDKFVSGAYKLVEGEHLTDKDHNQILMHEGLAKKNGLNVGDKVKLKSNLYDADNEKRADETVEVTIKGLFSGQNQAAVTYAQELYENTLITDLDTAAKLYGNTVETATYEDATFFAKGDQNLDSLIAKIQKLDINWTLYDLVKSSSNYPALQESILGMYRVANRMFIGSLIFTSLLLTLLLILWLNARRREVGIFLALGLKKTQVAGQFLMELLMIALPAFLLSYGLASFFAEKVGKTVLSNVTEGINKQMTKESLAANLGGGAEAESFSKTLTQIHMTVQPKQLLVVILVGGFILSLVSLISSRWLLHKKPKDLLVDVE; this is encoded by the coding sequence ATGTTTCGAAACGCTTTTGCATATATTACACGAAAATGGTCAAAGTCACTATTACTGTTAACTATTATTCTTTTGATGAGTACTCTTAGTTTGTTAGGACTTGCTATGCGAAGTGCAACCCAAGAAGCTGCATCAAAGAGTCTAGGGGCAATTACCAATAGTTTTTCAATGCAGATTAATCGTAACACGAATCCTGGAACTCCTCGAGGGGCTGGAAATCTTAAGGGAGAAGATATTAAAAAGATTAGTGAGACTAAAGGAATTGTTTCGACTATTAAACGGATAAATGGTATTGGTGATTTACTAGATTATGAGATTATTGAAACAGAGCAAACGCTACAAAATCAATCGCCAGAACGTGCTAAAAATTTTAAGTCTACCTTGATGTTGACAGGAGTCAATGACTCATCAAAAGAAGATAAATTTGTTTCAGGTGCTTATAAACTAGTTGAAGGAGAACATCTAACCGATAAGGACCATAATCAAATCTTGATGCACGAAGGTTTAGCTAAAAAGAATGGTCTTAATGTAGGAGATAAAGTAAAGCTTAAATCTAATCTCTATGATGCTGATAACGAAAAAAGGGCTGATGAAACAGTAGAAGTGACTATCAAAGGTTTATTTTCTGGTCAAAATCAAGCAGCCGTTACCTACGCTCAGGAGTTGTATGAAAACACCCTCATCACTGATCTAGACACAGCTGCAAAACTCTATGGAAATACGGTAGAAACTGCCACTTATGAGGATGCCACTTTCTTTGCTAAAGGTGATCAAAATCTTGATTCCTTGATAGCAAAGATTCAAAAGTTGGACATTAACTGGACCCTCTACGATCTTGTTAAGAGTTCATCAAACTACCCTGCTTTACAGGAATCTATTCTTGGGATGTATCGTGTGGCAAATCGTATGTTTATTGGAAGTCTCATTTTTACAAGTTTATTGCTAACCCTTTTGTTGATTTTATGGTTAAATGCTCGTCGTAGAGAAGTTGGTATCTTTTTGGCCTTGGGACTTAAAAAGACACAGGTTGCGGGTCAATTTTTAATGGAATTACTGATGATTGCCTTACCAGCCTTTCTTTTATCATATGGTTTAGCGAGTTTCTTTGCCGAAAAAGTTGGTAAAACAGTCCTTTCCAATGTTACGGAAGGTATCAATAAGCAAATGACAAAAGAATCTCTAGCTGCAAATCTCGGTGGAGGGGCTGAGGCAGAGAGCTTCAGTAAGACTCTGACTCAGATTCACATGACAGTCCAACCTAAGCAACTTTTGGTAGTCATTCTAGTCGGTGGATTTATTTTAAGCTTGGTATCCTTGATTTCTTCTCGCTGGCTTCTTCACAAGAAACCCAAGGACCTCTTAGTTGATGTTGAATGA
- a CDS encoding ABC transporter ATP-binding protein, whose product MLELKDVTYSYQNKSEAIFSKVNYRFEKGKFYSIIGQSGAGKTTLLSLLAGLDYPKKGQVLFNGENIKKKSSSYHRRHHVALVFQNYNLIDYLTPLENVRLVNKNADKKILSELGLDEKQINRNVLQLSGGQQQRVAIARALVSEAPIILADEPTGNLDDETAKDIIAILKRMALDRQKCVIVVTHSKEVAQASDVVLELKKKQLIEKKK is encoded by the coding sequence ATGTTAGAACTCAAAGATGTTACGTATAGTTATCAAAATAAAAGTGAAGCTATCTTCTCGAAGGTGAATTATCGTTTCGAGAAAGGTAAATTTTATAGTATTATTGGGCAATCTGGAGCGGGAAAAACGACCTTACTTTCCCTTTTGGCAGGTCTTGATTATCCCAAGAAGGGGCAGGTCTTGTTTAACGGAGAAAATATCAAGAAAAAAAGCTCTAGTTATCATCGTAGACACCATGTTGCGCTTGTTTTTCAAAATTACAATCTCATTGATTATCTTACACCTTTAGAAAATGTACGACTTGTTAATAAAAATGCTGATAAGAAGATACTTTCTGAATTGGGATTAGATGAAAAACAAATTAATCGAAATGTCCTACAACTTTCAGGTGGGCAACAACAACGCGTAGCTATTGCACGGGCTTTGGTTTCAGAGGCTCCGATTATCTTAGCAGATGAACCGACAGGAAATCTAGACGACGAAACTGCCAAGGATATTATTGCTATCCTTAAAAGAATGGCCTTAGATCGCCAAAAATGTGTTATAGTTGTCACGCACAGTAAGGAAGTTGCTCAGGCATCTGATGTTGTTTTAGAGTTGAAGAAGAAACAACTCATAGAAAAGAAAAAATAA
- a CDS encoding ABC transporter permease, translating to MVLLQQATAYIFRKKTRNFILFLILFLILSCLYFCFSLMQVGGGMKAQIRKSSGASFALVSKERGSAFSWKEGEKISHLSDVMTTIPEYISPVRLIDKKVVTGKQTVKRDDLDNEANQALGATFTKGTGQSVDFRSGAFQLLKGKYLSAKGQIMIHESLARKNKLSVGDKLTLSNFQVTENRAKKMSFDIVGIFSGKKEETFTGMSSDLSENQVFLHYEDSSQLLNLTDKLVTKLSFGIKNPDRIDQVIKQVKQLDIDWYRLRLDEDRKAFDSLKESSQALQGIVRTMMISLIVTGAGILSFLMALWTRERNHEIGILLAIGKSKGRIFAQFLMEILLVSLMSLLPALAIGRLLSRLFLQEFIGQQGQQQALQLLDQIPQGLPLGLSYLCLLVLVILSLGVTTGLIWRKTPKEILSNMS from the coding sequence ATGGTTCTCTTACAACAGGCAACTGCTTATATTTTTCGCAAAAAAACTCGGAATTTTATCCTTTTTCTCATTTTATTTTTGATATTATCTTGCTTGTATTTTTGTTTTTCTCTTATGCAAGTTGGTGGAGGAATGAAAGCACAAATCAGGAAGTCAAGTGGGGCAAGTTTTGCTCTGGTAAGTAAAGAAAGAGGCAGTGCATTTTCCTGGAAAGAGGGGGAAAAGATTAGTCATCTATCTGATGTGATGACAACGATACCTGAATATATAAGCCCAGTACGACTAATCGATAAGAAGGTTGTTACAGGAAAACAAACGGTGAAACGTGATGACCTTGATAATGAGGCTAATCAAGCCTTGGGAGCCACTTTCACTAAGGGAACAGGGCAAAGTGTTGATTTTAGGAGTGGTGCTTTTCAACTCCTTAAGGGAAAGTACTTATCTGCTAAAGGTCAAATTATGATTCATGAATCGCTTGCTAGAAAAAATAAGCTAAGCGTCGGAGACAAGCTGACCTTGTCCAATTTTCAGGTGACTGAAAATAGAGCTAAGAAAATGAGCTTTGATATCGTTGGTATTTTTTCTGGCAAGAAGGAGGAGACATTTACTGGAATGTCCTCAGATTTAAGTGAAAATCAAGTCTTCCTCCATTATGAGGACTCTAGCCAGTTGCTTAATTTGACTGATAAGTTAGTGACAAAATTATCCTTTGGTATTAAGAATCCAGATAGAATCGACCAAGTCATTAAACAAGTGAAACAATTAGATATCGATTGGTATCGTCTACGTTTGGACGAGGACCGAAAAGCTTTTGACTCCTTGAAGGAATCGTCTCAAGCGCTACAAGGAATCGTCAGAACGATGATGATTAGTTTAATTGTTACAGGAGCAGGTATCCTCTCGTTTTTAATGGCACTATGGACGCGTGAGAGAAATCATGAGATAGGTATTCTTTTAGCAATTGGGAAGAGCAAGGGACGCATTTTTGCTCAATTTCTTATGGAGATATTGTTGGTGTCCCTTATGTCTTTGCTACCAGCCCTTGCTATTGGACGACTACTAAGTCGACTGTTTTTGCAAGAATTTATAGGACAGCAAGGACAGCAGCAGGCTCTTCAGTTATTAGATCAAATTCCTCAGGGACTACCTTTAGGGCTATCTTATCTATGTCTTCTAGTCTTGGTAATATTATCGCTCGGTGTGACAACAGGTCTCATTTGGCGCAAAACTCCAAAAGAAATCTTATCTAATATGAGTTAA